From one Balaenoptera acutorostrata chromosome 6, mBalAcu1.1, whole genome shotgun sequence genomic stretch:
- the NDUFB6 gene encoding NADH dehydrogenase [ubiquinone] 1 beta subcomplex subunit 6 isoform X2, with protein sequence MSGYTSDEKLRLQQLRELRRRWLKDQELSPREPVLPPRRVWPMEQFWNKFLQDGASWKNVTKPYAIVERKPRIFPGDTILETGEVIPPMKEFPDQHH encoded by the exons ATGTCAGGGTATACGTCCGACGAGAAACTGCGGCTGCAGCAGCTGCGAGAGCTGCGAAGGCGATGGCTGAAGGATCAGGAGCTGAGCCCCCGGGAACCGGTGCTGCCCCCGCGGAGGGTGTGGCCTATGGAGCAATTCTGGAATAAGTTTTTGCAGGACGGGGCCTCCTGGAAGAACGTG ACAAAACCATATGCCATTGTTGAAAGGAAGCCCAGAATATTCCCA ggtGATACAATTCTGGAAACTGGAGAAGTAATCCCACCAATGAAAGAATTTCCTGATCAACATCACTGa
- the TOPORS gene encoding E3 ubiquitin-protein ligase Topors isoform X2 gives MASAAKEFKMDNFSPKAGTSKLQQTVPADASPDSKCPICLDRFDNVSYLDRCLHKFCFRCVQEWSKNKAECPLCKQPFDSIFHSVRAEDDFKEYVLRPSYNGSFVTPDVRRFRYRTTMTRERSASIYSPNSTMNRRTTTPPDSGVIFEGLGISARARDGEIPPFMRQIAIRRPATADERSLRKIQEQDIINFRRTLYRAGARVRNIEDGGRYRDISAEFFRRNPACLHRLVPWLKRELTVLFGAHGSLVNIVQHIIMSNVTRYDLESQAFVSDLRPFLLNRTEHFIHEFISFARSPFNMAAFDQHANYDCPAPSYEEGSHSDSSVITISPDEAETQELDVNVATVSQAPWDDETPGPSYSSSEQVHAAMSSLLNTSDSSDEELVTGRATSQMQVVQTNDNINNDSDSSSDNCVIVGFVKPLAERTPELVELSSDSEELGSYEKMETVKAQEQEQSYSSGDSDVSRCSSPHSILGKDEQINKGHCDSGTRIKSKKEEKRSVSLSSPRDLSSSIRGDRVYSPYTRRHRRRGRSRSSDSCSQGRSGHDQKNRRKHHGKKRMKSKRSRSRESSRPRGRRDKKRSRTRDSSWSRRSQTLSLSSESTSRSRSRSSDRGKRRSRSRNRDRYYLRNNYGSRYKWEYTYYSRNKDRDGYESSYRRRTLSRAHYSRQSSSPEFRIQSFSERTNARKKNNHGERKYYYYERHRSRSLSSTRSKTASTGPDRVRNEKPGGKRKYKTRHLEGSNDVAQPSREFASKVKEGHYSKSSSKLDGSYKNESDSFSDSRSSDRETKHKRRKRTRSLSVEIVYEGKATDTTRHHKKKKKKHKRKHKKHHGDNASRSPVVITIDSDSDKDSEVKEDTERDLSGPQDPLQNEFLVPSLEPFETKDVVTIEDEFGVLGKECDITTLNNNLNNANKTVDNISPQAASIEQTLDVREENIFASDSESQPSNVSYQIESSRRLPSPRISLMSVSLGRDHDMS, from the coding sequence ATGGCATCAGCCGCTAAGGAATTTAAAATGGACAACTTTTCACCTAAAGCTGGCACTAGCAAATTGCAACAGACAGTACCAGCTGATGCATCTCCTGATTCTAAGTGTCCTATATGCTTGGATAGGTTTGATAATGTGTCTTACTTAGATCGCTGTTTACATAAGTTCTGTTTTCGCTGTGTACAGGAGTGGTCAAAAAACAAAGCTGAATGTCCACTATGTAAACAGCCCTTTGATTCTATTTTCCATTCTGTGAGGGCAGAAGACGACTTCAAGGAGTATGTACTAAGGCCTTCGTACAATGGTTCTTTTGTTACCCCTGATGTTCGACGATTCCGCTATCGTACAACTATGACAAGGGAACGAAGTGCTTCTATTTATTCACCTAACAGTACCATGAATAGAAGAACAACAACTCCACCAGATAGTGGAGTAATATTTGAAGGGTTAGGCATTTCAGCAAGAGCTAGAGATGGTGAAATTCCTCCATTTATGAGACAGATTGCAATAAGGAGGCCAGCTACTGCAGATGAAAGATCTTTGCGGAAAATTCAAGAACAGGATATTATTAATTTTAGGCGAACTCTCTATCGTGCTGGTGCTCGAGTTAGAAATATTGAAGATGGTGGCCGCTATAGGGATATTTCAGCTGAATTTTTCCGTAGAAATCCGGCTTGCCTTCACAGATTAGTCCCCTGGTTAAAACGTGAACTCACAGTTCTCTTTGGAGCTCATGGATCATTAGTGAATATTGTCCAGCATATCATCATGAGTAATGTTACTCGCTATGACTTGGAGAGTCAGGCATTTGTGTCTGATTTAAGGCCATTTTTACTTAATCGGACTGAACATTTTATACACGAATTTATCAGTTTTGCCCGATCTCCATTTAACATGGCAGCCTTTGACCAGCATGCAAATTATGATTGTCCTGCTCCTTCATATGAAGAAGGTAGCCATTCTGATTCTTCGGTCATAACAATATCTCCCGATGAAGCAGAGACCCAAGAGCTGGATGTTAATGTAGCTACTGTTAGTCAGGCACCATGGGATGATGAAACTCCAGGGCCATCTTATTCAAGCTCAGAGCAGGTACATGCTGCCATGTCTTCCCTTTTAAATACTTCCGACAGTTCAGATGAAGAACTTGTAACAGGAAGAGCCACATCTCAGATGCAAGTAGTACAAACCAATGACAACATAAATAACGACAGTGATTCTTCTTCAGATAATTGTGTCATTGTTGGGTTTGTTAAACCACTAGCTGAGAGGACCCCAGAACTTGTTGAACTGTCCTCTGATTCTGAGGAGTTAGGTTCCTACGAGAAAATGGAGACCGTGAAGGCACAAGAACAAGAGCAGTCTTACAGTTCTGGTGATAGTGATGTTAGTAGATGTTCATCTCCACACTCTATCCTTGGAAaggatgaacaaataaataaaggtcaTTGTGATTCTGGTACAAGAATCAAatcaaagaaggaagagaaacggTCTGTATCATTGTCCTCTCCCAGAGACCTGAGCTCATCCATCAGAGGAGACAGGGTATATTCCCCATATACCCGCAGACACAGAAGGAGGGGAAGATCCAGAAGTTCAGATTCATGTTCCCAGGGTAGGAGTGGGCATGATCAGAAGAATCGTAGGAAGCATCatgggaagaaaagaatgaaaagcaaacGATCCAGAAGCAGGGAGAGTAGCAGACCTAGAGGCAGAAGAGACAAAAAGAGATCAAGAACTAGAGATAGCAGTTGGTCAAGAAGAAGCCAAACTCTGTCTCTAAGTAGTGAAAGCACAAGCAGATCAAGATCTCGTAGCAGTGATCGTGGTAAAAGAAGATCACGGAGCAGAAATCGAGATCGTtactatttaagaaataattatggAAGCAGATATAAGTGGGAATATACTTACTATAGTAGAAACAAGGACAGGGATGGCTACGAATCATCTTACAGGAGGAGGACTCTGTCCAGAGCTCACTATTCCAGACAATCTTCAAGTCCAGAATTTAGAATTCAGTCTTTTTCTGAAAGAACAAAtgctaggaagaaaaataatcacgGTGAAAGGAAATATTACTACTATGAAAGGCATAGATCAAGGAGCCTATCTAGTACTAGATCAAAGACTGCATCTACAGGGCCTGACCGGGTGAGAAATGAAAAGCCTGGCGGGAAACGAAAATACAAAACACGGCATTTGGAGGGTTCTAACGATGTGGCCCAACCATCTCGGGAATTTGCTTCTAAAGTAAAGGAAGGTCATTACTCAAAATCTTCATCAAAATTGGATGGAAGCTACAAAAATGAGAGTGACAGCTTTTCAGATAGCCGATCAtcagacagagagacaaagcacaagagaagaaaaaggaccCGGAGCTTAAGTGTAGAGATAGTTTATGAAGGGAAAGCTACCGATACAACTAGacaccataaaaagaaaaagaaaaaacataagagGAAGCATAAGAAACACCATGGCGATAATGCTTCACGTTCCCCAGTTGTGATTACCATTGACAGTGACAGTGATAAGGATTCTGAAGTAAAGGAGGATACAGAACGTGACCTTAGTGGTCCTCAAGACCCTCTACAAAACGAATTTTTGGTTCCTTCCTTGGAACCATTTGAAACTAAAGATGTAGTTACAATAGAAGATGAATTTGGTGTCCTGGGCAAGGAGTGTGATATTACCACACTTAATAACAACTTGAATAATGCCAACAAAACTGTAGATAATATTTCACCCCAGGCAGCTTCAATTGAACAGACTCTTGATGTAAGAGAAGAGAACATCTTTGCCTCTGATTCGGAGAGCCAGCCCAGTAATGTCTCTTATCAGATTGAGTCATCAAGGCGATTGCCATCTCCACGGATATCATTAATGTCAGTGTCTCTTGGTAGAGACCATGATATGTCTTAA
- the NDUFB6 gene encoding NADH dehydrogenase [ubiquinone] 1 beta subcomplex subunit 6 isoform X1 encodes MSGYTSDEKLRLQQLRELRRRWLKDQELSPREPVLPPRRVWPMEQFWNKFLQDGASWKNVIYKTYRHSIFAFTHILIPVWIIHYYLKYHVNTKPYAIVERKPRIFPGDTILETGEVIPPMKEFPDQHH; translated from the exons ATGTCAGGGTATACGTCCGACGAGAAACTGCGGCTGCAGCAGCTGCGAGAGCTGCGAAGGCGATGGCTGAAGGATCAGGAGCTGAGCCCCCGGGAACCGGTGCTGCCCCCGCGGAGGGTGTGGCCTATGGAGCAATTCTGGAATAAGTTTTTGCAGGACGGGGCCTCCTGGAAGAACGTG ATCTATAAGACGTACCGACACAGTATCTTTGCTTTTACTCATATACTGATCCCTGTCTGGATTATTCATTATTATCTCAAATATCATGTGAAT ACAAAACCATATGCCATTGTTGAAAGGAAGCCCAGAATATTCCCA ggtGATACAATTCTGGAAACTGGAGAAGTAATCCCACCAATGAAAGAATTTCCTGATCAACATCACTGa
- the TOPORS gene encoding E3 ubiquitin-protein ligase Topors isoform X1 — protein MGSQQPPGSPLSREEGEAPLPTPAPEGRRRSRRVRLRGSCRHRPSFLGRRELATSSPAGPAPVSSEIMASAAKEFKMDNFSPKAGTSKLQQTVPADASPDSKCPICLDRFDNVSYLDRCLHKFCFRCVQEWSKNKAECPLCKQPFDSIFHSVRAEDDFKEYVLRPSYNGSFVTPDVRRFRYRTTMTRERSASIYSPNSTMNRRTTTPPDSGVIFEGLGISARARDGEIPPFMRQIAIRRPATADERSLRKIQEQDIINFRRTLYRAGARVRNIEDGGRYRDISAEFFRRNPACLHRLVPWLKRELTVLFGAHGSLVNIVQHIIMSNVTRYDLESQAFVSDLRPFLLNRTEHFIHEFISFARSPFNMAAFDQHANYDCPAPSYEEGSHSDSSVITISPDEAETQELDVNVATVSQAPWDDETPGPSYSSSEQVHAAMSSLLNTSDSSDEELVTGRATSQMQVVQTNDNINNDSDSSSDNCVIVGFVKPLAERTPELVELSSDSEELGSYEKMETVKAQEQEQSYSSGDSDVSRCSSPHSILGKDEQINKGHCDSGTRIKSKKEEKRSVSLSSPRDLSSSIRGDRVYSPYTRRHRRRGRSRSSDSCSQGRSGHDQKNRRKHHGKKRMKSKRSRSRESSRPRGRRDKKRSRTRDSSWSRRSQTLSLSSESTSRSRSRSSDRGKRRSRSRNRDRYYLRNNYGSRYKWEYTYYSRNKDRDGYESSYRRRTLSRAHYSRQSSSPEFRIQSFSERTNARKKNNHGERKYYYYERHRSRSLSSTRSKTASTGPDRVRNEKPGGKRKYKTRHLEGSNDVAQPSREFASKVKEGHYSKSSSKLDGSYKNESDSFSDSRSSDRETKHKRRKRTRSLSVEIVYEGKATDTTRHHKKKKKKHKRKHKKHHGDNASRSPVVITIDSDSDKDSEVKEDTERDLSGPQDPLQNEFLVPSLEPFETKDVVTIEDEFGVLGKECDITTLNNNLNNANKTVDNISPQAASIEQTLDVREENIFASDSESQPSNVSYQIESSRRLPSPRISLMSVSLGRDHDMS, from the exons ATG GGGTCGCAGCAGCCGCCGGGGTCTCCGCTGTCTCGCGAGGAGGGTGAAGCGCCCCTGCCTACTCCCGCTCCTGAGGGCCGGCGGAGAAGTCGCCGGGTTCGCCTTCGCGGGTCCTGCCGTCACCGACCCAGCTTTCTGGGCCGTCGGGAGCTTGCCACGAGCTCCCCAGCCGGGCCTGCGCCTGTATCCTCCGAG aTAATGGCATCAGCCGCTAAGGAATTTAAAATGGACAACTTTTCACCTAAAGCTGGCACTAGCAAATTGCAACAGACAGTACCAGCTGATGCATCTCCTGATTCTAAGTGTCCTATATGCTTGGATAGGTTTGATAATGTGTCTTACTTAGATCGCTGTTTACATAAGTTCTGTTTTCGCTGTGTACAGGAGTGGTCAAAAAACAAAGCTGAATGTCCACTATGTAAACAGCCCTTTGATTCTATTTTCCATTCTGTGAGGGCAGAAGACGACTTCAAGGAGTATGTACTAAGGCCTTCGTACAATGGTTCTTTTGTTACCCCTGATGTTCGACGATTCCGCTATCGTACAACTATGACAAGGGAACGAAGTGCTTCTATTTATTCACCTAACAGTACCATGAATAGAAGAACAACAACTCCACCAGATAGTGGAGTAATATTTGAAGGGTTAGGCATTTCAGCAAGAGCTAGAGATGGTGAAATTCCTCCATTTATGAGACAGATTGCAATAAGGAGGCCAGCTACTGCAGATGAAAGATCTTTGCGGAAAATTCAAGAACAGGATATTATTAATTTTAGGCGAACTCTCTATCGTGCTGGTGCTCGAGTTAGAAATATTGAAGATGGTGGCCGCTATAGGGATATTTCAGCTGAATTTTTCCGTAGAAATCCGGCTTGCCTTCACAGATTAGTCCCCTGGTTAAAACGTGAACTCACAGTTCTCTTTGGAGCTCATGGATCATTAGTGAATATTGTCCAGCATATCATCATGAGTAATGTTACTCGCTATGACTTGGAGAGTCAGGCATTTGTGTCTGATTTAAGGCCATTTTTACTTAATCGGACTGAACATTTTATACACGAATTTATCAGTTTTGCCCGATCTCCATTTAACATGGCAGCCTTTGACCAGCATGCAAATTATGATTGTCCTGCTCCTTCATATGAAGAAGGTAGCCATTCTGATTCTTCGGTCATAACAATATCTCCCGATGAAGCAGAGACCCAAGAGCTGGATGTTAATGTAGCTACTGTTAGTCAGGCACCATGGGATGATGAAACTCCAGGGCCATCTTATTCAAGCTCAGAGCAGGTACATGCTGCCATGTCTTCCCTTTTAAATACTTCCGACAGTTCAGATGAAGAACTTGTAACAGGAAGAGCCACATCTCAGATGCAAGTAGTACAAACCAATGACAACATAAATAACGACAGTGATTCTTCTTCAGATAATTGTGTCATTGTTGGGTTTGTTAAACCACTAGCTGAGAGGACCCCAGAACTTGTTGAACTGTCCTCTGATTCTGAGGAGTTAGGTTCCTACGAGAAAATGGAGACCGTGAAGGCACAAGAACAAGAGCAGTCTTACAGTTCTGGTGATAGTGATGTTAGTAGATGTTCATCTCCACACTCTATCCTTGGAAaggatgaacaaataaataaaggtcaTTGTGATTCTGGTACAAGAATCAAatcaaagaaggaagagaaacggTCTGTATCATTGTCCTCTCCCAGAGACCTGAGCTCATCCATCAGAGGAGACAGGGTATATTCCCCATATACCCGCAGACACAGAAGGAGGGGAAGATCCAGAAGTTCAGATTCATGTTCCCAGGGTAGGAGTGGGCATGATCAGAAGAATCGTAGGAAGCATCatgggaagaaaagaatgaaaagcaaacGATCCAGAAGCAGGGAGAGTAGCAGACCTAGAGGCAGAAGAGACAAAAAGAGATCAAGAACTAGAGATAGCAGTTGGTCAAGAAGAAGCCAAACTCTGTCTCTAAGTAGTGAAAGCACAAGCAGATCAAGATCTCGTAGCAGTGATCGTGGTAAAAGAAGATCACGGAGCAGAAATCGAGATCGTtactatttaagaaataattatggAAGCAGATATAAGTGGGAATATACTTACTATAGTAGAAACAAGGACAGGGATGGCTACGAATCATCTTACAGGAGGAGGACTCTGTCCAGAGCTCACTATTCCAGACAATCTTCAAGTCCAGAATTTAGAATTCAGTCTTTTTCTGAAAGAACAAAtgctaggaagaaaaataatcacgGTGAAAGGAAATATTACTACTATGAAAGGCATAGATCAAGGAGCCTATCTAGTACTAGATCAAAGACTGCATCTACAGGGCCTGACCGGGTGAGAAATGAAAAGCCTGGCGGGAAACGAAAATACAAAACACGGCATTTGGAGGGTTCTAACGATGTGGCCCAACCATCTCGGGAATTTGCTTCTAAAGTAAAGGAAGGTCATTACTCAAAATCTTCATCAAAATTGGATGGAAGCTACAAAAATGAGAGTGACAGCTTTTCAGATAGCCGATCAtcagacagagagacaaagcacaagagaagaaaaaggaccCGGAGCTTAAGTGTAGAGATAGTTTATGAAGGGAAAGCTACCGATACAACTAGacaccataaaaagaaaaagaaaaaacataagagGAAGCATAAGAAACACCATGGCGATAATGCTTCACGTTCCCCAGTTGTGATTACCATTGACAGTGACAGTGATAAGGATTCTGAAGTAAAGGAGGATACAGAACGTGACCTTAGTGGTCCTCAAGACCCTCTACAAAACGAATTTTTGGTTCCTTCCTTGGAACCATTTGAAACTAAAGATGTAGTTACAATAGAAGATGAATTTGGTGTCCTGGGCAAGGAGTGTGATATTACCACACTTAATAACAACTTGAATAATGCCAACAAAACTGTAGATAATATTTCACCCCAGGCAGCTTCAATTGAACAGACTCTTGATGTAAGAGAAGAGAACATCTTTGCCTCTGATTCGGAGAGCCAGCCCAGTAATGTCTCTTATCAGATTGAGTCATCAAGGCGATTGCCATCTCCACGGATATCATTAATGTCAGTGTCTCTTGGTAGAGACCATGATATGTCTTAA
- the SMIM27 gene encoding small integral membrane protein 27, whose product MKPVSRRTLDRIYSALLLAVVLLSWGYVIYASTVAARRQLRKKYPKSSG is encoded by the exons ATGAAGCCAGTGAGTCGCCGCACCCTGGACCGGATTTATTCAGCG TTGCTCCTCGCGGTCGTATTGCTCTCCTGGGGATACGTCATCTATGCATCAACTGTAGCTGCACGACGACAGCTAAGGAAGAAATACCCAAAATCTTCGGGATGA